The Bradyrhizobium betae genomic interval CCTCCAGCGGTGACTTCTCGCGGCAATAATGGACATAGGCTTCGACCGCGAAGCGTGTCGCCGGCAGAATGCCCTCGGTGGATTCCACGTAAGCCGTGTCGAGGCCGAGGCCGTCGGTCAGCTTCAGCCAGCGCTCGATGCCGCCCTCGCTGCCGACATCGCCGTCATGGTCCTCGATGCGGTGCCGCCATTCCAGGCGCGTGGCGCGGTCGCGGAAGCGCGAGATCACCACCGCGTCCTTGATCGGGATCGTGCTCTGGTAATAGTAGCGGTTCAGCGCCCAGGCCTGCACCTGGCCCTTGTTCAGCTTGCCGCCGTGCAGCAGCTTATGAAACGGGTGCAGGCTGTGATAGCGGGTCGCGCCGATGTGGCGCAGCGCCGCCTCCAGCTCCTCGGCCGAATTGAGCCTGATGTCCTTGCCGATCGAGAGTGCAGTCATTCCAGTCAGTGACGCGGCATTCACAACACGATCTCCGTTCCGTCGGCGGGTATCTGCCAGCCCGCCGCCTCGGTGGCTTTGCGCTCGGGTGACGCGGGCAGCAGCGCCGGGTTCGAGTTATTGATATGCAGAAACATCTTCCTGTCGAGCGTGAGATCGGCCAGCCGGGCGATCGCGCCGTCGTCGCCGGACATTGCGACGTGGCCCATGCTCTTGCCGGTCTTGTGGCCGAGCCCGGCCTGGATCATCTCGTCGTCCCGCCAGACCGTGCCGTCGAAGAACACCAGCGCGGCGCCGTCGATCTCGGCCTTGAGCGCGTCGGTCACCTCGGCGCAGGCGGCGATGAAGTAGAAGAACTTGCCGCTGGTCTTGTCGGTGATCTTCAGCCCCAGCGTATCGCCGTCGCCGCTCTCGCCGCCGGGATGCGCCTTGCCTTCGAGATACCAGGCCGATTTGCCAGGCACCGCGAAGGCCAGCACCTCCAGCCCCGAGCGCGCGCCGTTCGGCAATCGTGGCTCGAACGGCTCGCGGATATCGATCGGCTGCCGTTTGACGTTCTTCTCGTTCAGCACGTTGAAGATGCTGTTGCTCGCCAGGATCGCCAGCACCTTGTCATGCGCATAGATCGTGAAGGGCGAGCCCTCGCGCATCGACAGCAGGCCCGCCACCGCATCCACTTCGCTGTTGGTCAGGATCACGCCTGCAACAGGCGTGTGGCGCAGGGCGCCCGCCTTGGGGTGCAGCTGCGGCGTGGCGTTCAATTGCTGGCGAAGGTCGGGCGAGGCGTTGATCAGGAACCAATGTTCGCCGTCGCCGCTGAAGGCGACCGAGGCCTGGGTTCGCAAGAGCTCATGGCCGTTGGCTCGGGCCGTCCGGCAACCCTCGCAGCCGCAATTCCATTGCGGCACTCCGCCGCCGGCCCCGGCGCCCAGGACGACGACGCGAAGCATGTTACGTCTCCTGGAGGCAATGTCGCGAGGTGGATCTCACGCCGACACAAATCCTGTCGTCCGGACATGCATCGTGACTGAAAGATCCACCTGCGCAGAACGCGAACTCACCAGCCGCTTACTTGCGGGTGGCGCTCACATACATGTTGATTTCCATGCCGCAGGGCACTTCGACGATCTTCGGGGCTTTCCAGGCCATATCAGCTCTCCATTTCGCGAACTCGGACGTATCCGCCCATGGGTTAAAGTAATGCGGGCACGAAAGTTCGCCAGTGAAATTTTCCCGAGGAAGCCATGTTGCGCCGCGAAAAATGATGGTGGAACATCAGTTCTGGTGACGCTGCCTTGCGCGTGGCGCATTCGGTCGTGAACGCTGTCCTGATAAAGCAGTTGTGAGTGCAGTGCAGCTTTCAATCCGGTACAGGCGACTTTAGCTGGATCTCGGTGATGCCCAAATATTTCTTCAACACCCGCATTGGCGACGAGTTGATCGTGGATCCCGAAGGCGAGGACCTGCGCAACCCCGATCGTGCCTGGGAGGTCGCCCGCCAGATGATCCTGGAGGTGCTGAAATCCGAGGGGACCCAGCCGGCGCTCATGGAGGCCGTGATCGAGGTGACCGACGTCGAGGGCGAAATCGTGCTGGAATTCCCCTTCACCGAGGCCCTGCTGGACATGCCCGACCAGTCCGCGACGAGGCATTAGCCGCAAGGGCCAGCCACGAGAGCGGTGCCACCTCTCCCCAGCGGGGAGAGGTCGGATTGCGAAGCAATCCGGGTGAGGGGCGGCAGTGTACAGTGAAATCCCAACCCCTCACCCGGATCGCATCTTCGATGCGCTCCAACCTCTCCCTACGGGAGAGGTGCCCCCCCTTCGCCCCTGCGAAATCCGCATGGCTTTGCCGCGTTCCCGGCGCTAAAAGACGCCGGTTAAACGGAGCAAGCCATGCAAGATCTCTGGCGCCTGTCGGCCGCCGACCTCGCCACCCTCGTCAAAGCCAAAAAAGTGTCCGCCCGGGAGGCGGCCAAGGCCGGTCTCGCCCGGCTCGATGCGGTCAATCCCCAGCTCAATGCGGTGATCGACCACCGGCCCGAGGACGTGCTCAAGCAGGCCGACGCCGTCGATGCCGCGATCGCGCGGGGCGAGGACCCCGGCGTGCTCGCCGGCGTCCCCGTTACCATCAAGGCCAATGTCGACCAGGAGGGCTTTGCCACCACCAACGGCCTGAAACTCCAGCGCGACCTGATCGCGCGCGAGGACAATCCGGTGGTCGCCAATTTCCGGAAAGCAGGCGCGGTTCTGCTGGGCCGCACCAATTGCCCGGCCTTCTCCTACCGCTGGTTCACCACCAACCTCGTCCATGGCGACACCAAGAACCCCCGCGATGCCTCGCTGACGCCGGGCGGCTCGTCCGGCGGCGCCGGTTCGGCGGTCGCGGCCGGCATCGGCCATATCGCCCATGGCACCGACATCGCCGGCTCGATCCGCTATCCCGCCTATGCCTGCGGCGTGCATGGCCTGCGTCCGACGCTCGGCCGTATCCCGGCCTTCAACCCGGCGCTGCCGGAGCGCCCGATCGGGCCGCAGATCATGGCGGTCTCGGGACCCTTGGCGCGCACCGTCAACGACATCAGGATTTCGCTCGCCGCGATGTCGGCCCGCGATATCCGCGACCCCTGGTATGTGCCGGCGCCGCTGGAAGGCCCCGCGCGACCGAAGCGTGCCGCGCTCTGCCTCAATCCAGACGGGCTCGCCACCACGCCGGAGGTGAAGGCGGCGGTGGTCGATGCCGGCAAGCGGCTGGAGCGCGCCGGCTGGACCGTCGAGACGATCGAAAACACGCCGCCGATGCGCGAAGCCGTCCAGTGGCAGATCAAACTCTGGCTCGGCGACGGCTTTGAGGCGCAGCTGGAGATGGCCGAGCGCGAAGGCGATCCCGGTGCGCTGGCCTGCCTGCGCGGCAACCGCGCCAAGGTCACGCCGATGGACCAGGCCAATTACGCGCAGGCGCTGACCCGCCGCGCCACGCTGACCCGCGACTGGATGCTGTTCTTCGAAAAATATGCCGTCGTGCTGACGCCGGTCTCCGGCGAGCTGCCGTTCCCCGATCATCTCGACCGCAAGGACGAGGAGTCCTTCAAGCGCGTCTGGGAAGCGCAGATGCCGCAGATCGCGACCCCGTTCATGGGGCTGCCGGGCCTCGTGGTCTCCACCGGCCTCGTCGGCAAGGCGCCGGTCGGCGTGCACATCGTCTCCGGCCGCTATCGCGAGGACCTGTGTCTGCTCGCGGGCGAAGCGATCGAGGCGGGCGGCGTGCCGCCGTCGCCGATCGATCCCGTGGGTTAGCGATGTCCGCCATCTACGACTTCAAGGCCAACTCGCTTGCCGGCGAGGAAGTGCCGATGAAACGTTTCGAAGGCCAGGTGCTGCTGATCGTCAACACCGCGAGCAAATGCGGCTTCACGCCGCAATATCGCGGGCTCGAGGATCTCCATCGCGACCTGTCGCCGCGCGGCTTCTCCGTGCTCGGCTTTCCCTGCAACCAGTTCGGCGCGCAGGAGCCAGGGCAGGCCACCGAGATCCAGACGTTCTGCTCGACCAGTTACGACGTCACCTTTCCCCTGTTCGAGAAAATCGACGTCAACGGCGCCCATGCGCATCCCCTGTATGAGTACCTGAAACGTCAGCAATCCGGCCTGCTCGGTGCCTCCATCAAATGGAATTTCACCAAATTCCTGGTGGACCGTGCCGGCAAGGTGATCGCGCGCTATGCGCCGACCGCCCGGCCGGAAGGATTGCGGCAGCAAATCGAGACCCTGTTATGAGCGAGACAATCATGAGCGACGAATTTCCCGACCGCCTCTCGGTCGATCCGAACAGCCCCTATTACAACGCGGATATTCTCTCCCGCGACGTCGGCATCCGCTTCAAGGGCGTCGAGAAAACCAATGTCGAGGAATACTGCATCAGCGAAGGCTGGGTCCGCGTCACCGCCGGCAACGCCAAGGACCGCCACGGCAACCCGCTGACCATCAAGGTGCACGGCCCGGTCGAGCCGTATTTCAGGGATAAGAAGTAGTTCGAGGCACGCTCTCTCTCTCGACTCATTGCGAGGAGAGAATACGAAATCGCCTGTCTCTCCGCTGTCATGCCCCGGCTTGACCGGGGCATCCAGTACGCCGCGGCCTCTCGGCTCAATCACAATCGTCTCTGGAATACTGGATCGCCCGCTCAAAGCCGGGCGATGACACCGAGGTTGTAGCTACGACAACCGCATATCCAGCAGCCGTCGCCCTTCGCCCTTCAGCAGCTTCTTCACCGCGCTCGACGCCACGACCTCGCCGTCATTCGCATACGCCTCGTGGTTCTTCTCGATGTCGTCGAGGCGGTAGAGATAGTTGACCATCACGCCGGCGGACTCGCGCAGGCCCTTCGGCGAGAGGTCGCCGAGCCAGTTGATGCGCTCGAGCCTCGCGCCGTTGCCGAGATGGAAACGCGCGACGGAATCGATCAGCCGGCCCTTCGGCGTGCGCGCCTTCAGCAAGTAATGCGCGGCGAGCGGCTCGATCACGGCGCGCAGCAGCGTGGTCGTCTCGGGATTCTCGAACCATTTGGGATCGTCGAGGCGCTTCAGCACCTCGCGGTCCTCGTCCGTCAGCGGCAAATCCTTGTCCTGCTTCACCCATTGCATGAAGCCCGGCACCGGTGACAGCGTCACGAAGGTGTCGAGCTTCGGCAATTCGCGGCGCAGCTCCTCGACCACCTGCTTGATCAGGAAGCTGCCGAACGAGATGCCCCCGAGGCCGCGCTGGGTGTTGGAGATCGAATAGAACACCGCGGTGCGGGCGCGCGCGATCGGCAGGTGCTGGCGGTCGACCGCGAGCAGGGGTTGGATCGCGCCCGGAATCGTTTCGGTCAGCGCCACCTCGACGAAGATCAGCGGCTCGTCGACCATGGCGGGATGGAAGAAGGCGTAGCAGCGGCGATCGACCGGATCGAGGCGGCGGCGCAAATCGTCCCAGTCGCTGATCTCGTGCACGGCTTCGTAGCGGATGATCTTTTCGAGGATGTTGGCCGGGGTCGACCAGTCAATCCGGCGCAGCACGAGAAACCCCCTGTTGAACCACGAAGACAGCAGATGCGAGACGTCGCGATCGAGCGCGGCGAGATCGGTGTGGCCTTTCATCATGCCGAGCAGATCGGCCCGCATGTTGACGAGATCGCCGGTGCCGCCGGGCGCGCGGTTGAGGCGGCGGATCAGTTCCTGCCGGCGCGGCTCCGAGGCGAAATGCAGTGCGCTTGCGTCTTCGTCGCTGGGCTTGGCGCGCCACGTCTCGATGGCTTTTGACAGGCGTTCCCGGTCCGGCCCGAAATCACGCACGAGGCCATCGAAAAAGGCGCGGCGTCCCGCCGCATCCAGCTCCTGGTAGATATCCAGCACCTCACGCGCAAGCGCGGTGCCGGAGGCTTCGCCCCGGCCCGACAGCAGCGCGCCGCAGAGCTCGATCAGCCCGTCGGCGTCCTGTTTGGTGTCCGCGCCATCGCCGCGCCGAAGCAGCGTGCGGCCGCGCTCGGAGATGGTGGCGAGCAGATCGGAGAAGAAGGCGTTCGCCATCGGGGCCTTTCGAAACCGGGTTGTGCGGTGCGGGAAGTTTACACGTGATTTGGGCGGAAGCCGATCACAATCATGCAGGGGAATTCGGCAAGTCGAGCTGGGGCGTGCGTTTGGCGAATGCTGTCATGCCCCGCGAAAGCGGGATGCAGCGTGGCCATGCCTACCCCGAAACGCGCTGTCATGCCCCGCGCAGGCGGGGCATCCAGTACGCCGCAGCCCATCGGCTCAATTACTGCCGTCTCGGAATACTGGATCGCCCGGTCAAGCCGGGCGATGACACCGAGTGTGTGGCAAACTCCGTCGGCGTCCGACCCGTCACCTGCCGGAACGCGGCCGAGAACGCCGGCACGCTGGCATAGCCGAGCTGGGTGGCGAGCTGCTTGACCGATACGCCGGCATCGGTGGACAGCCGCTGGATCGCGGCCGCAATCCTGGCGCGCTGGCACCAGCTCTTGAAGCTCAGCTGCGTCTGCGTCGAGAACAATCGCGACAGCGTGCGCGCGGAGGTTCCGACCTCGCGCGCCAGCGTGTCGATGTCGTGCAGGCCGGTGGGATCGTCGAGCACGATCATCGCCGCGCGCCGGCAGCGCGGCTCGCGCGGCAGCGGCACGAACGTGGCGGAATCCTCGGCCTGGTGCAGTTCCAGCATCACCAGCCGCACCAGCAGCTCGGTACGCTCTTGCGTGTTGCGGGCGTCGAACAGCGCGAGGATCGCCTGGTGCAGCAGCGGCGACACCCGCACCACGAATTCCTTGGCGAGGCCCTCGTTGCGCTGCTCGCGCGTCAGCCAGGGCAGGTCGAAATACAGCGTGCGCATCTCGATGTCGGCGAGCACGTCGATGGCATGCTCGAGCCCCGCGGGCACCCAGACCGCGCGGTCCGGCGGCACCAGCCAGCGCCCTCCGGGCGTGGTCACCTGCATGGTGCCCTTCGCTGCGTAGACCAGCTGGGCCTCGCGGTGCATGTGCGGGTCGAGCCGCAGGCCCCTCGGGTAGTCCCGCGCGACCAGATGCACGCCCGCGGTCGAGCGATGGTTGCCCCGGACCTCCCGGAGGATTGGCGTTTCCAAAATTGGCGTTTCCAAAGTTGGCGTCTTCAAGACAGTCATTGGCCGCATCCCGTCATGGGTCAGACATATAACTCATTTTCGAGCAGGAGAGGATTCGTATGAACAGCCCCAGCCGGGTCATCAGTTTCGTCAACGCAGGCCATTTCATCGACCATTATGCGATGCTGATCTTTGCCGCCGCCGTGATCATCATGGGGCCGGCGCTCGGCATGGCCTATTCGGAACTGCTGCCTTACGCGACGCCGGGCTTCATCGCCTTCGGCGCGGGCTCGCTGCTCACCGGCTGGCTCGGGGATCGCTGGAGCCGCCGCCACATGATGCTGATCTTCTTCGTCGGCATCGGCCTGTCCATGATCTCGGTCGGCTTTGTGCGGACGCCGGCTGAACTCGGCGCCGCGCTGTTCGCGATCGGCATCTTCGCCTCGATCTACCATCCCGTCGGCACCGCGATGATCGTGTCCTATGCCGATCGGCTCGGCCGCGAGATGGGGATTAACGGCGTCTGGGGCAATCTCGGCGTTGCGTCTTCGGCGCTCGTCACCGGCGTGATCGGCCAGTATCTCGGCTGGCGCTTTGCCTTCATCGTTCCGGGCGTGGTCACGATCCTGATCGGCATCGCGTTTGCGATGATGGTCGTGCACGAGGACCGCAAGGGTTCGAAGCAGGCGGCGGCTCAGGCGCGCGTCGCCAAGCAGGACATGTGGCGCGTGATCCTCGCGCTCCTGATCGTCGTGATCGCGATCTCCACCACGTTCAACGCCGTCACCGTGGCGCTGCCGAAGCTGTTTGCCGAGCGGCTCGCCGACCTCACCAAGAGCCCGGCGCTGCTCGGAATCATCGCGGCCTGCGTCTACGTCTTCGGCGCGATGACGCAGTACACGATCGGCCGGCTGCTCGACCGCTATTCGCTGAAGACGGTGGCGCTGCCGCTGTCCTTCATGCTGGCGCCGTTCCTCTATCTCGCCGCGAGCCTGTCCAATCTGCCGCTGATTTTGGTTTCGATCGGCATCGTCATGGGCGCGTTCGGGCAGGTCACGGTGAACGACGCCATGGTCGGCAAATACACCAGCGAGGAATGGCGCTCGCGCGCCTATGCGGTGCGCTATTTCATCGGCTTCACCGCGGCCGGCGCTTCGGTTGGCCTGGTCGCGTGGCTCTATGAACGAGGCGGCTTCGTCACCATGCTGCACGCCTTCGCCGCGCTCTGCCTGCTCGCGATCGCCGCCGCGATCATCCTGCCGCGCGAGATCCGGACACCGCAAGCGGTGTGAGGCTCTCGTGTCCCGGACGCGCCGCAGCGTGCAACGCTGCTGCGCAGAGCCGGGGCACGGGTGATTGTCGTGAGGCGCGCAACTGTCTCCCCATGGTCATTCCGGGCTCGTCGCTCCGCGACGCCCCGGAATGACGAGAGACGGCGTGGCTTTTTCCACGCGTCATTGCGAGCGCAGCGAAGCAATCCAGAATCTGTCCGCGGAGGACTCTGGATTGCTTCGCTGTGCGCTCGGAATGACGGATGAGACGGCAAGGACGGGGGACGGGGAGGCACCCTGCGCATGCCGCCGATGATGCCATTCTGCCCCTGTTTTGCCCGACGGCGCAAGTCATTTCGGTGAGACCGAAATTTTCCAAGCCTTTTCAACCCCTCCCTACTGTGCATGGGGTTGTTCTAGCATCTTCGTCACCGCGGCGAAAAACCTACGGCTTCACCTCCGCCACCGGCTGCGCCTTCGGCGACTTCCTCGACGCGCGCCAGTTCTCGAACCGCTGCACCACCACGAAGAAGGCCGGCACGAACAGCACCGCGAGGCAGGTCGAGGCCAGCATGCCCGAGAACACCGTGATGCCGATCGACTTGCGGGCGCTGGCGCCGGCGCCGGTGGCGAGCACCAGCGGCGCCACGCCGAGGATGAAGGCGAACGACGTCATCAGGATCGGGCGGAAGCGGGCGCGTGCCGCCTCGATCGCGGATTCGAGCACAGGCTTGCCGTCGCGGCCGTGCAGCTCGAGCCCGACCTCGACGATCAGGATGGCGTTCTTGGCCGACAGCGCGATCAGCAGGATCAGGCCGATCTGGCAGTAGAGGTTGTTGTCGATCTTCAAGCCGTTGAGGATCAGCGTCGGCCCGATCAGCGACAGCGGCACCGCCAGGATCACCGAGATCGGCGCGTACCAGCTTTCATACTGGCCGGCGAGCACGAGATAGACCAGCAGCATGGCGAGGCCGAACACCCAGTAGATCTGGCCCGAGACCGCCTTCTCCTGATATGACATCGCGGTCCATTCGTAGCCGGTGCCCGGCGGCAGCGTCTTGTCCGCGATCTCCTCCATCAGCTTCAGCGACTGGCCGGACGAATAGCCCTGCGCCGGCAGGCCGATCACCGTCGAGGACGGATAGAGATTGTAGAGGCTGATCAGCGACGGGCCGGTGGCCGGCGTAATCGTGGCGACGGTGCCGATCGGGATCATGTCGCCGTTCGAGTTGCGCACCATCATGTTGGCGATGTCGCGCTCGGTGATGCGGAAGGCCGGATCGGCCTGGGTGTAGACCTGGAAGACGCGGCCGAACTTGTTGAACTGGTTGACGTAGGACGAGCCGAGATAGGTCGACAGCGCCGAGAATACCTGGTCGGTGGTCACGTGCAGCGTCTGGGTCTTGATGCGGTCGATCTCGACGTCGAACTGCGGCACCGAGGAGCGGAACGAGGACTGCACGCGCTGCAGCGCGCTCTGGCTCTGGCCGTTGCTGACCACCGCGCCGGTGATCGCCTGCAGCTTGGCGAAATCGCTGTTGCCGTCGCGCAGTTCGACCTGCATCGAGAAGCCGGCGGCGTTGCCGATGCCCTGGATCGGCGGCGGCGGCAGCACGATGGTGCGGGCCTCCATGATGACGGCGAGCTTGTCGTTCAGTCCATACACCAGCGAGCGCAGATCCTCGCCGGGGCCCTTGCGCGCGTCCCAGTCCTTCAGGATGATGTAGGCGACGCCGGCATTGGCGAGGCTGGCGCTGCTGTCGAGCGCGGAGATGCCGGCGATGGTGATGACCTGCTGGACGCCCGGTGTCTCCTTGATGATCCCGCTGGCACGGTCGAGCACCTTCTGGGTTCGCTCCAGCGAGGCGCCGTCGGGCAGCTGAATGGCCGCGATCAGATAGCCCTGGTCTTCGATCGGCAGGAAGCCGGTCGGCACCCGCGACAGGCCGTAGCCGCCGGCGACGATCAGCACCAGTGCGAACGCGACCGACACCGTGGCATGTCCGCACAGGAAGGTGATCAGCCGCGTGTAGCCGCGCTCGACCCGGTTATAGACGTTGTTGAAGCCGCGATAGAAGAAGTTGCGCTGCTCCGGCGGCACGGTCGGCCGCAGCCACAGCGCGCATTGCGTCGGCTTCAGGGTCGCCGCGTTGATGGCGGACAGAAGCGCGGTCGCCGCGATCACCAGCGCGAATTGCGAGTAGATGCGGCCCGTCAGGCCGGCGAGGAACGAGGCCGGCAAGAACACCGAGATCAGCACCAGCGTGATGCCGACGATCGGCGCGAACAGCTGGTCCATCGCCCGGATCGCGGCGTCGTGGCCGTTCATGCCCTGCTCGATGTTGTGGGCGGCGCCTTCGACCACGACGATGGCGTCGTCGACCACGATGCCGATTGCGAGCACGATCGCAAACAGCGTCGACATGTTGATGGTGAAGCCGAGCGCCGCCATCGCGGCGAAGGCGCCGATGATGGTGACGGGCACCGTCGTTGCCGGCACCAGCATCGCGCGCCAGTCCTGCAGGAACACCAGGATCACGACCAGCACCAGGAGGCCGGCCTCGATCAGCGTCATGTAGACCTCGTGCACCGAGGCCTCGACGAATTTGGTGGTGTCGAACGGCGTGTCGTATTTGATGCCTTCGGGGAATCGCTTGGCGAGCTCCACCATCTTCTTCTCGACGGCCTGCTCGACCTGGAGCGCGTTGGCGCCGGGCGACTGGAAGACGCCGATGCCGACGGCGGGCTGCTTGTTCAGCGAGAAGATCTGGCTGTAGGTCTGCGCGCCCAATTCGACCCAGCCGACGTCGCGCACGCGCGTGACGTCGCCGGCGGTACCCGATTTGACGATGATGTTCTCGAACTGGCTGGTGTCGTCGAGCCGGCCGTTGACGTTGAGCGTGTACTGGAACGCCTGGCCCGGCGGCGTCGGCGGCGCGCCGATCTGGCCGGCGGAGACCTGCTGGCTCTGCTGCTGGATAGCCTGGATGACGTCCTGCGGCATCAATCCGCGCACCTGCAGCTTGTTCGGGTCGAGCCACACCCGCATCGAATACTGGCCGGCGCCGAACACCGTGACGTTGCCGACGCCGGGCAGGCGTGACAGCTCGTCGCGGATGTTGATGGTGGCGTAGTTGCTCAGGTACAGGCTGTCGAACCTTGAGTCCGGCGAGGTCAGCGTCACGAACAGCAGGATCGAGGTCGATTTCTTCTGGACGGTGACGCCCTGGTTCTGCACCGATTGCGGCAATTGCGACAGCGCGCTGGAGACGCGGTTCTGCACCAGCACCTGCGCGAAGTTCAGGTCGGTGCCGATCTTGAAGGTCACGGTCAGCGTATAGGTGCCGTCGGAGGCGCTGTAGGAC includes:
- a CDS encoding malonyl-CoA decarboxylase, giving the protein MANAFFSDLLATISERGRTLLRRGDGADTKQDADGLIELCGALLSGRGEASGTALAREVLDIYQELDAAGRRAFFDGLVRDFGPDRERLSKAIETWRAKPSDEDASALHFASEPRRQELIRRLNRAPGGTGDLVNMRADLLGMMKGHTDLAALDRDVSHLLSSWFNRGFLVLRRIDWSTPANILEKIIRYEAVHEISDWDDLRRRLDPVDRRCYAFFHPAMVDEPLIFVEVALTETIPGAIQPLLAVDRQHLPIARARTAVFYSISNTQRGLGGISFGSFLIKQVVEELRRELPKLDTFVTLSPVPGFMQWVKQDKDLPLTDEDREVLKRLDDPKWFENPETTTLLRAVIEPLAAHYLLKARTPKGRLIDSVARFHLGNGARLERINWLGDLSPKGLRESAGVMVNYLYRLDDIEKNHEAYANDGEVVASSAVKKLLKGEGRRLLDMRLS
- a CDS encoding AraC family transcriptional regulator; the protein is MRPMTVLKTPTLETPILETPILREVRGNHRSTAGVHLVARDYPRGLRLDPHMHREAQLVYAAKGTMQVTTPGGRWLVPPDRAVWVPAGLEHAIDVLADIEMRTLYFDLPWLTREQRNEGLAKEFVVRVSPLLHQAILALFDARNTQERTELLVRLVMLELHQAEDSATFVPLPREPRCRRAAMIVLDDPTGLHDIDTLAREVGTSARTLSRLFSTQTQLSFKSWCQRARIAAAIQRLSTDAGVSVKQLATQLGYASVPAFSAAFRQVTGRTPTEFATHSVSSPGLTGRSSIPRRQ
- a CDS encoding DUF3297 family protein; translated protein: MSETIMSDEFPDRLSVDPNSPYYNADILSRDVGIRFKGVEKTNVEEYCISEGWVRVTAGNAKDRHGNPLTIKVHGPVEPYFRDKK
- the pqqB gene encoding pyrroloquinoline quinone biosynthesis protein PqqB; amino-acid sequence: MLRVVVLGAGAGGGVPQWNCGCEGCRTARANGHELLRTQASVAFSGDGEHWFLINASPDLRQQLNATPQLHPKAGALRHTPVAGVILTNSEVDAVAGLLSMREGSPFTIYAHDKVLAILASNSIFNVLNEKNVKRQPIDIREPFEPRLPNGARSGLEVLAFAVPGKSAWYLEGKAHPGGESGDGDTLGLKITDKTSGKFFYFIAACAEVTDALKAEIDGAALVFFDGTVWRDDEMIQAGLGHKTGKSMGHVAMSGDDGAIARLADLTLDRKMFLHINNSNPALLPASPERKATEAAGWQIPADGTEIVL
- the pqqC gene encoding pyrroloquinoline-quinone synthase PqqC; the protein is MTALSIGKDIRLNSAEELEAALRHIGATRYHSLHPFHKLLHGGKLNKGQVQAWALNRYYYQSTIPIKDAVVISRFRDRATRLEWRHRIEDHDGDVGSEGGIERWLKLTDGLGLDTAYVESTEGILPATRFAVEAYVHYCREKSPLEAIASSLTELFAPSIHEERIAGMLQHYDFVNPDTMSYFKRRLTQAPRDANFALDYVRTHATTPEQRASVCNALIFKTNVLWVQLDALYYAYVEGNIPPGAFVPKAG
- a CDS encoding MFS transporter; translated protein: MNSPSRVISFVNAGHFIDHYAMLIFAAAVIIMGPALGMAYSELLPYATPGFIAFGAGSLLTGWLGDRWSRRHMMLIFFVGIGLSMISVGFVRTPAELGAALFAIGIFASIYHPVGTAMIVSYADRLGREMGINGVWGNLGVASSALVTGVIGQYLGWRFAFIVPGVVTILIGIAFAMMVVHEDRKGSKQAAAQARVAKQDMWRVILALLIVVIAISTTFNAVTVALPKLFAERLADLTKSPALLGIIAACVYVFGAMTQYTIGRLLDRYSLKTVALPLSFMLAPFLYLAASLSNLPLILVSIGIVMGAFGQVTVNDAMVGKYTSEEWRSRAYAVRYFIGFTAAGASVGLVAWLYERGGFVTMLHAFAALCLLAIAAAIILPREIRTPQAV
- a CDS encoding DUF6894 family protein; this translates as MPKYFFNTRIGDELIVDPEGEDLRNPDRAWEVARQMILEVLKSEGTQPALMEAVIEVTDVEGEIVLEFPFTEALLDMPDQSATRH
- a CDS encoding glutathione peroxidase gives rise to the protein MSAIYDFKANSLAGEEVPMKRFEGQVLLIVNTASKCGFTPQYRGLEDLHRDLSPRGFSVLGFPCNQFGAQEPGQATEIQTFCSTSYDVTFPLFEKIDVNGAHAHPLYEYLKRQQSGLLGASIKWNFTKFLVDRAGKVIARYAPTARPEGLRQQIETLL
- a CDS encoding amidase family protein, yielding MQDLWRLSAADLATLVKAKKVSAREAAKAGLARLDAVNPQLNAVIDHRPEDVLKQADAVDAAIARGEDPGVLAGVPVTIKANVDQEGFATTNGLKLQRDLIAREDNPVVANFRKAGAVLLGRTNCPAFSYRWFTTNLVHGDTKNPRDASLTPGGSSGGAGSAVAAGIGHIAHGTDIAGSIRYPAYACGVHGLRPTLGRIPAFNPALPERPIGPQIMAVSGPLARTVNDIRISLAAMSARDIRDPWYVPAPLEGPARPKRAALCLNPDGLATTPEVKAAVVDAGKRLERAGWTVETIENTPPMREAVQWQIKLWLGDGFEAQLEMAEREGDPGALACLRGNRAKVTPMDQANYAQALTRRATLTRDWMLFFEKYAVVLTPVSGELPFPDHLDRKDEESFKRVWEAQMPQIATPFMGLPGLVVSTGLVGKAPVGVHIVSGRYREDLCLLAGEAIEAGGVPPSPIDPVG
- the pqqA gene encoding pyrroloquinoline quinone precursor peptide PqqA, which gives rise to MAWKAPKIVEVPCGMEINMYVSATRK
- a CDS encoding efflux RND transporter permease subunit translates to MISKFFIERPVLSNVIALLMILIGGVALFNLAIAQYPDVVPPTVQVTTRYPGASAKTVIDTVALPIEQQVNGVEDMLYMQSYSASDGTYTLTVTFKIGTDLNFAQVLVQNRVSSALSQLPQSVQNQGVTVQKKSTSILLFVTLTSPDSRFDSLYLSNYATINIRDELSRLPGVGNVTVFGAGQYSMRVWLDPNKLQVRGLMPQDVIQAIQQQSQQVSAGQIGAPPTPPGQAFQYTLNVNGRLDDTSQFENIIVKSGTAGDVTRVRDVGWVELGAQTYSQIFSLNKQPAVGIGVFQSPGANALQVEQAVEKKMVELAKRFPEGIKYDTPFDTTKFVEASVHEVYMTLIEAGLLVLVVILVFLQDWRAMLVPATTVPVTIIGAFAAMAALGFTINMSTLFAIVLAIGIVVDDAIVVVEGAAHNIEQGMNGHDAAIRAMDQLFAPIVGITLVLISVFLPASFLAGLTGRIYSQFALVIAATALLSAINAATLKPTQCALWLRPTVPPEQRNFFYRGFNNVYNRVERGYTRLITFLCGHATVSVAFALVLIVAGGYGLSRVPTGFLPIEDQGYLIAAIQLPDGASLERTQKVLDRASGIIKETPGVQQVITIAGISALDSSASLANAGVAYIILKDWDARKGPGEDLRSLVYGLNDKLAVIMEARTIVLPPPPIQGIGNAAGFSMQVELRDGNSDFAKLQAITGAVVSNGQSQSALQRVQSSFRSSVPQFDVEIDRIKTQTLHVTTDQVFSALSTYLGSSYVNQFNKFGRVFQVYTQADPAFRITERDIANMMVRNSNGDMIPIGTVATITPATGPSLISLYNLYPSSTVIGLPAQGYSSGQSLKLMEEIADKTLPPGTGYEWTAMSYQEKAVSGQIYWVFGLAMLLVYLVLAGQYESWYAPISVILAVPLSLIGPTLILNGLKIDNNLYCQIGLILLIALSAKNAILIVEVGLELHGRDGKPVLESAIEAARARFRPILMTSFAFILGVAPLVLATGAGASARKSIGITVFSGMLASTCLAVLFVPAFFVVVQRFENWRASRKSPKAQPVAEVKP